A stretch of Cicer arietinum cultivar CDC Frontier isolate Library 1 chromosome 5, Cicar.CDCFrontier_v2.0, whole genome shotgun sequence DNA encodes these proteins:
- the LOC101507302 gene encoding psbP domain-containing protein 5, chloroplastic has product MVVQSLCLSPSNNLIFRNNNNNTTKVILNQTKSEHRRDFSSSSQTTIFRRDLVLLGLTSLSLTCPPFSVTLAEEEPKVASFVDEINAYSYIYPVQLPSKKFVFKWVESRKPERYSSAAPLSPNARLRIVSERVDIFDNLIISVTIGPPNSSLLKEKDKSKWTAKNVADSVLAEKSSLRVTSSERSAESSVLDAHSDEIDGEPYWYYEYLIRKSPNTMSEESGIYRHYLGSTAERDGYLYSISASTLSPQWKSMGPLFEKTVSSFRLVSPTENYVPPFKDPWRFW; this is encoded by the exons ATGGTTGTACAGTCTCTATGTCTCTCTCCTTCGAACAACCTTATCTTCAG gaacaacaacaacaacactacAAAGGTAATCCTTAACCAAACCAAATCCGAACACAGAAGGGACTTTTCTTCATCTTCTCAAACCACAATTTTCAGAAGGGATTTGGTACTCTTAGGCCTCACTTCTCTATCTCTAACATGCCCTCCATTTTCtg TTACTCTTGCTGAAGAAGAACCAAAAGTGGCTTCTTTTGTAGATGAAATCAATGCCTATTCTTATATCTACCCTGTTCAACTGCCCTCTAAAAAATTTGTCTTCAAATG GGTAGAGTCCCGAAAGCCAGAACGATACTCATCGGCTGCACCACTTTCTC CTAATGCACGGCTGCGTATTGTGTCTGAACGTGTTGATATCTTTGATAATCTCATCATTTCTGTCACG ATAGGCCCTCCAAATTCAAGCCTTCTAAAAGAGAAGGATAAGAGCAAATGGACTGCAAAAAATGTTGCTGATTCAGTCTTAGCTGAAAAATCTTCACTG CGAGTTACTTCAAGTGAGCGCTCAGCTGAGAGTTCAGTTCTCGATGCACATTCTGATGAA ATTGATGGTGAGCCTTACTGGTATTATGAATACCTTATTCGTAAATCGCCTAATACAATG TCTGAAGAATCGGGAATTTACCGGCATTATCTTGGTTCAACAGCAGAAAGAGATG GTTATTTGTACTCCATCAGTGCTTCAACCCTCAGCCCACAGTGGAAAAGT ATGGGGCCTTTATTTGAAAAGACAGTGAGTTCATTCCGCCTTGTCAGTCCAACAGAAAATTATGTTCCCCCATTCAAAGATCCCTGGAGATTTTGGTGA